A portion of the Drosophila sechellia strain sech25 chromosome 2R, ASM438219v1, whole genome shotgun sequence genome contains these proteins:
- the LOC6609534 gene encoding EH domain-binding protein 1 isoform X4: MASVWKRLQRNFKRAAKFQFTASYHDLHLETTAKWRPSNLSIVWTRRSRRVASAPLPWEPDMMNPLVGNISWPVPDNHTISVTLFKDPRTHELEDKDWTFVIEDVTPMGKKRVLANASINMRKYASIESTQQSFTLSLKPVSKKITAASLELTISCVFLREGKATDEDMQSVVSMMSVNNNDVAPLDDLEDIPDLDGFSEITDNFNDFTQQLEHMTTSLNGCIDVATPQSVPSLSEDPTPLAESFNHLHFELEADGKREAANKLDLPTAASCGSSGAEESLKTPNGLQHVVDKTPIKSPDEVKQPKQTPAESLRSKTNEDFDKMVTSTPLEPNVKKDDVKPKKKRALFFTEKEDEQDLRVESVKEDTTKTIGDNSTTKEKPKEESQSSKDASSVVVPSAKRPELQPLNLKKSYEPSQTPEPDPVPASVINESIGSCFSTSGSLNNSLKPVEKIVLKENTPGQDLLEWCKEVTKDYPNVKVTNLTTSWRNGMAFCAIIHHFVPELIDMSKLSAHDVVGNCRIGFDAAESLGIPRVIEPRDMNMLTVPDKLAVMTYLHQLRAHFTGKQLKIEQIGSTADESSYVIGDYKSDNLSQNRINFSHPKSLLLHQNSFDEEINGSNKSEQLSPTSKKDVKNLILYNSKNILDKVLSPTKDKNTINASQHANQSPMLSCQTTPPQDESLDKGSQPGGKENSSITTIDPLAASRILTRHKMMSEKAKLMMEKRKLNKNSDTNDEERQQRLLEQARRLILETRVKSGGSVESPTRPKLERTISPIHNGAEEFYAEHAKKLELKEPGSPSHRLSDPKVLQSFNAIVERVSPKHEKRGDKLSYIDSELEALEREQEAIDQKASNLEAKLRAVMGGNPKTEETEEQLLSQWFTLVNKKNALLRRQMQLNILEQEKDLERKYTMLNQELRAAQSVEDWRKTEVQREKERLLLEELMTIVDKRDQLVQHLHNQEIAIEDDQEIARKLEHVDISAEKDKCVLQ; the protein is encoded by the exons ATGGCCAGCGTATGGAAGCGATTGCAGCGCAATTTCAAGCGAGCCGCCAAATTCCAGTTCACCGCATCGTACCACGATCTGCATCTGGAAACCACCGCCAAGTG GCGGCCGTCGAACCTCTCTATCGTTTGGACCAGAAGATCTAGACGAGTGGCCAGTGCTCCTTTGCCATGGGAGCCGGACATGATGAACCCCCTGGTGGGCAATATATCCTGGCCAGTGCCCGACAATCACACCATATCCGTCACCCTGTTTAAGGATCCCCGGACACACGAGCTGGAGGACAAGGACTGGACGTTCGTCATCGAAGAT GTCACTCCAATGGGCAAGAAACGTGTGCTGGCCAATGCTAGCATCAATATGAGGAAGTATGCCAGCATAGAATCCACTCAGCAGAGCTTTACCTTGAGCCTAAAGCCAGTCTCGAAGAAGATTACTGCAGCCAGCTTGGAGCTCACGATTAGCTGTGTATTTTTGCGAGAAGGAAAGGCTAC AGACGAGGACATGCAGAGCGTTGTCTCCATGATGTCCGTGAACAACAATGATGTGGCGCCTTTGGATGACTTGGAGGATATTCCTGATCTAGATGGCTTTAGTGAAATTACGGACAATTTTAATGACTTTACGCAGCAGCTGGAGCATATGACAACTAGCCTAAATGGCTGCATTGATGTGGCCACGCCTCAAAGTG TACCTTCGTTATCTGAAGATCCAACTCCGTTGGCCGAGTCATTTAATCACTTGCATTTTGAACTAGAAGCCGACGGCAAGCGGGAAGCTGCTAACAAGTTAGACTTGCCCACAGCTGCATCCTGTGGTTCTAGTGGTGCTGAAGAGTCCCTGAAAACGCCGAATGGATTGCAGCATGTGGTGGACAAAACGCCAATAAAGTCACCAGATGAAGTAAAGCAGCCAAAGCAGACGCCGGCGGAGTCACTGAGGTCCAAAACTAACGAGGACTTTGACAAAATGGTCACCTCAACGCCACTCGAACCCAACGTAAAAAAGGATGATGTGAAGCCAAAGAAGAAGAGGGCTTTATTCTTCACTGAGAAGGAGGATGAGCAGGACTTAAGGGTGGAAAGTGTGAAGGAGGATACCACCAAGACTATCGGCGACAACAGCACCACAAAGGAAAAGCCCAAAGAAGAAAGCCAGTCCAGTAAGGATGCCTCATCCGTGGTGGTTCCGAGTGCCAAGCGCCCTGAACTGCAGCCCCTAAACCTAAAGAAGAGTTACGAACCCTCGCAGACACCTGAACCCGATCCCGTACCCGCATCTGTGATAAACGAATCGATTGGATCGTGCTTTAGTACGTCTGGCTCGTTGAACAACAGCCTCAAGCCGGTGGAGAAGATCGTGCTGAAGGAGAACACCCCCGGGCAGGATCTGCTGGAGTGGTGCAAAGAAGTTACCAAAGACTATCCCAATGTTAAGGTTACCAACCTGACGACCAGCTGGCGCAACGGCATGGCCTTCTGCGCTATTATTCATCACTTTGTGCCGGAGCTCAT TGACATGTCCAAGCTGAGCGCCCATGACGTAGTTGGCAACTGTCGAATTGGCTTCGATGCGGCGGAATCATTAGGAATACCTCGTGTAATCGAGCCGCGCGACATGAATATGCTCACAGTACCGGACAAGTTGGCCGTGATGACTTATTTGCATCAGTTGCGGGCGCACTTCACCGGCAAGCAGCTAAAAATCGAGCAAATTG gttcaACGGCAGACGAGTCGAGCTACGTTATTGGAGATTACAAATCGGACAATTTGTCGCAGAATCGCATTAACTTTTCGCACCCCAAGTCCTTGTTGCTGCATCAAAACTCATTCGATGAGGAAATAAATGGTTCAAATAAATCGGAGCAACTTTCACCCACAAGCAAAAAGGATGTGAAGAATCTGATTCTGTACAACTCGAAGAATATTCTGGACAAGGTGCTGTCGCCCACTAAGGACAAGAATACGATCAACGCATCGCAGCATGCAAATCAGTCGCCGATGTTAAGCTGCCAGACAACACCGCCGCAGGATGAATCGCTGGATAAAGGGTCACAACCGGGTGGCAAGGAGAACAGCTCCATAACCACCATTGATCCGCTGGCGGCCAGT CGAATTTTAACGCGCCACAAGATGATGAGCGAAAAAGCCAAGCTGATGATGGAAAAGCGCAAGCTTAACAAAAACAGCGACACGAACGAC GAGGAGAGGCAGCAGCGTCTGCTGGAACAGGCTCGTCGCCTTATCCTGGAGACTCGTGTGAAGAGCGGTGGTTCCGTCGAGAGTCCCACCAGGCCCAAGCTGGAGCGTACCATCTCGCCCATCCACAATGGAGCCGAGGAATTCTACGCGGAGCACGCGAAAAAGCTGGAGCTCAAGGAGCCAGGGAGTCCTAGTCATAGGTTAAGTGATCCGAAGGTCTTACAGTCCTTCAACGCAATCGTGGAGCGCGTCTCACCAAAGCACGAGAAGAGG GGTGACAAGCTGTCCTACATCGATTCCGAGCTGGAGGCCCTGGAGCGGGAGCAGGAGGCTATCGACCAGAAGGCCAGCAATCTGGAGGCCAAGCTGCGCGCCGTAATGGGCGGCAATCCAA AGACCGAGGAGACAGAGGAGCAACTGCTATCGCAATGGTTTACGCTGGTCAACAAGAAGAACGCACTCCTCCGGCGGCAGATGCAGCTAAATATACT CGAGCAAGAAAAAGATTTGGAGCGAAAGTATACAATGCTTAATCAGGAGCTGCGCGCGGCGCAATCTGTGGAAGATTGGCGCAAAACGGAAGTTCAGCGGGAAAAGGAGCGACTGTTGCTCGAAGAACTGATGACGATTGTCGACAAGCGCGACCAGTTGGTTCAGCACTTGCACAACCAAGAGATAGC GATCGAGGACGACCAGGAGATCGCGAGGAAACTGGAGCACGTGGACATCAGTGCTGAAAAAGACAAATGTGTTCTTCAATAG
- the LOC6609534 gene encoding EH domain-binding protein 1 isoform X1, which produces MASVWKRLQRNFKRAAKFQFTASYHDLHLETTAKWRPSNLSIVWTRRSRRVASAPLPWEPDMMNPLVGNISWPVPDNHTISVTLFKDPRTHELEDKDWTFVIEDVTPMGKKRVLANASINMRKYASIESTQQSFTLSLKPVSKKITAASLELTISCVFLREGKATDEDMQSVVSMMSVNNNDVAPLDDLEDIPDLDGFSEITDNFNDFTQQLEHMTTSLNGCIDVATPQSVPSLSEDPTPLAESFNHLHFELEADGKREAANKLDLPTAASCGSSGAEESLKTPNGLQHVVDKTPIKSPDEVKQPKQTPAESLRSKTNEDFDKMVTSTPLEPNVKKDDVKPKKKRALFFTEKEDEQDLRVESVKEDTTKTIGDNSTTKEKPKEESQSSKDASSVVVPSAKRPELQPLNLKKSYEPSQTPEPDPVPASVINESIGSCFSTSGSLNNSLKPVEKIVLKENTPGQDLLEWCKEVTKDYPNVKVTNLTTSWRNGMAFCAIIHHFVPELIDMSKLSAHDVVGNCRIGFDAAESLGIPRVIEPRDMNMLTVPDKLAVMTYLHQLRAHFTGKQLKIEQIGSTADESSYVIGDYKSDNLSQNRINFSHPKSLLLHQNSFDEEINGSNKSEQLSPTSKKDVKNLILYNSKNILDKVLSPTKDKNTINASQHANQSPMLSCQTTPPQDESLDKGSQPGGKENSSITTIDPLAASRILTRHKMMSEKAKLMMEKRKLNKNSDTNDEERQQRLLEQARRLILETRVKSGGSVESPTRPKLERTISPIHNGAEEFYAEHAKKLELKEPGSPSHRLSDPKVLQSFNAIVERVSPKHEKRGDKLSYIDSELEALEREQEAIDQKASNLEAKLRAVMGGNPSNNRRGGARNSNPFLRLIRNSIGGGDVIRIKLLDSDDESLFGGGAGSGGGRSGACSEDDDRDTSSDSVCNSGDELHTRLRPRPRSHSCFVNVNKNHQSTINTPAHLRPHHLHHVVPYTPMIDSSPSALSSQQSSCDNLPACSDDDEVLALAANGRAASLRRQQDRHRRRRQRRERRSHLCHSPSHCETEETEEQLLSQWFTLVNKKNALLRRQMQLNILEQEKDLERKYTMLNQELRAAQSVEDWRKTEVQREKERLLLEELMTIVDKRDQLVQHLHNQEIAIEDDQEIARKLEHVDISAEKDKCVLQ; this is translated from the exons ATGGCCAGCGTATGGAAGCGATTGCAGCGCAATTTCAAGCGAGCCGCCAAATTCCAGTTCACCGCATCGTACCACGATCTGCATCTGGAAACCACCGCCAAGTG GCGGCCGTCGAACCTCTCTATCGTTTGGACCAGAAGATCTAGACGAGTGGCCAGTGCTCCTTTGCCATGGGAGCCGGACATGATGAACCCCCTGGTGGGCAATATATCCTGGCCAGTGCCCGACAATCACACCATATCCGTCACCCTGTTTAAGGATCCCCGGACACACGAGCTGGAGGACAAGGACTGGACGTTCGTCATCGAAGAT GTCACTCCAATGGGCAAGAAACGTGTGCTGGCCAATGCTAGCATCAATATGAGGAAGTATGCCAGCATAGAATCCACTCAGCAGAGCTTTACCTTGAGCCTAAAGCCAGTCTCGAAGAAGATTACTGCAGCCAGCTTGGAGCTCACGATTAGCTGTGTATTTTTGCGAGAAGGAAAGGCTAC AGACGAGGACATGCAGAGCGTTGTCTCCATGATGTCCGTGAACAACAATGATGTGGCGCCTTTGGATGACTTGGAGGATATTCCTGATCTAGATGGCTTTAGTGAAATTACGGACAATTTTAATGACTTTACGCAGCAGCTGGAGCATATGACAACTAGCCTAAATGGCTGCATTGATGTGGCCACGCCTCAAAGTG TACCTTCGTTATCTGAAGATCCAACTCCGTTGGCCGAGTCATTTAATCACTTGCATTTTGAACTAGAAGCCGACGGCAAGCGGGAAGCTGCTAACAAGTTAGACTTGCCCACAGCTGCATCCTGTGGTTCTAGTGGTGCTGAAGAGTCCCTGAAAACGCCGAATGGATTGCAGCATGTGGTGGACAAAACGCCAATAAAGTCACCAGATGAAGTAAAGCAGCCAAAGCAGACGCCGGCGGAGTCACTGAGGTCCAAAACTAACGAGGACTTTGACAAAATGGTCACCTCAACGCCACTCGAACCCAACGTAAAAAAGGATGATGTGAAGCCAAAGAAGAAGAGGGCTTTATTCTTCACTGAGAAGGAGGATGAGCAGGACTTAAGGGTGGAAAGTGTGAAGGAGGATACCACCAAGACTATCGGCGACAACAGCACCACAAAGGAAAAGCCCAAAGAAGAAAGCCAGTCCAGTAAGGATGCCTCATCCGTGGTGGTTCCGAGTGCCAAGCGCCCTGAACTGCAGCCCCTAAACCTAAAGAAGAGTTACGAACCCTCGCAGACACCTGAACCCGATCCCGTACCCGCATCTGTGATAAACGAATCGATTGGATCGTGCTTTAGTACGTCTGGCTCGTTGAACAACAGCCTCAAGCCGGTGGAGAAGATCGTGCTGAAGGAGAACACCCCCGGGCAGGATCTGCTGGAGTGGTGCAAAGAAGTTACCAAAGACTATCCCAATGTTAAGGTTACCAACCTGACGACCAGCTGGCGCAACGGCATGGCCTTCTGCGCTATTATTCATCACTTTGTGCCGGAGCTCAT TGACATGTCCAAGCTGAGCGCCCATGACGTAGTTGGCAACTGTCGAATTGGCTTCGATGCGGCGGAATCATTAGGAATACCTCGTGTAATCGAGCCGCGCGACATGAATATGCTCACAGTACCGGACAAGTTGGCCGTGATGACTTATTTGCATCAGTTGCGGGCGCACTTCACCGGCAAGCAGCTAAAAATCGAGCAAATTG gttcaACGGCAGACGAGTCGAGCTACGTTATTGGAGATTACAAATCGGACAATTTGTCGCAGAATCGCATTAACTTTTCGCACCCCAAGTCCTTGTTGCTGCATCAAAACTCATTCGATGAGGAAATAAATGGTTCAAATAAATCGGAGCAACTTTCACCCACAAGCAAAAAGGATGTGAAGAATCTGATTCTGTACAACTCGAAGAATATTCTGGACAAGGTGCTGTCGCCCACTAAGGACAAGAATACGATCAACGCATCGCAGCATGCAAATCAGTCGCCGATGTTAAGCTGCCAGACAACACCGCCGCAGGATGAATCGCTGGATAAAGGGTCACAACCGGGTGGCAAGGAGAACAGCTCCATAACCACCATTGATCCGCTGGCGGCCAGT CGAATTTTAACGCGCCACAAGATGATGAGCGAAAAAGCCAAGCTGATGATGGAAAAGCGCAAGCTTAACAAAAACAGCGACACGAACGAC GAGGAGAGGCAGCAGCGTCTGCTGGAACAGGCTCGTCGCCTTATCCTGGAGACTCGTGTGAAGAGCGGTGGTTCCGTCGAGAGTCCCACCAGGCCCAAGCTGGAGCGTACCATCTCGCCCATCCACAATGGAGCCGAGGAATTCTACGCGGAGCACGCGAAAAAGCTGGAGCTCAAGGAGCCAGGGAGTCCTAGTCATAGGTTAAGTGATCCGAAGGTCTTACAGTCCTTCAACGCAATCGTGGAGCGCGTCTCACCAAAGCACGAGAAGAGG GGTGACAAGCTGTCCTACATCGATTCCGAGCTGGAGGCCCTGGAGCGGGAGCAGGAGGCTATCGACCAGAAGGCCAGCAATCTGGAGGCCAAGCTGCGCGCCGTAATGGGCGGCAATCCAAGTAATAATCGTCGGGGTGGCGCTAGAAACAGCAACCCCTTCCTTAGGCTAATCCGAAATAGTATTGGTGGTGGTGATGTCATACGGATTAAGCTGCTCGACTCGGATGACGAGAGCCTTTTTGGTGGAGGTGCCGGTAGCGGTGGCGGTCGGAGTGGGGCGTGCAGCGAGGATGACGACAGGGACACGTCCAGCGATAGTGTCTGCAACTCCGGCGATGAGTTGCACACGAGGCTACGCCCCCGGCCACGCTCCCATTCGTGTTTTGTGAATGTGAACAAGAACCATCAATCGACCATCAACACGCCCGCTCATCTGCGCCCGCATCATTTACATCACGTTGTGCCCTATACTCCCATGATAGACAGTTCCCCGTCGGCGCTCTCCTCGCAGCAGTCTTCCTGTGATAATCTGCCTGCGTGCAGCGATGATGACGAGGTCCTGGCCCTGGCGGCCAACGGTCGTGCGGCCTCGTTGCGGCGGCAGCAGGATCGTCATAGGCGACGCCGTCAGCGGCGGGAGCGGCGCTCCCATTTATGTCACTCTCCCAGTCATTGTG AGACCGAGGAGACAGAGGAGCAACTGCTATCGCAATGGTTTACGCTGGTCAACAAGAAGAACGCACTCCTCCGGCGGCAGATGCAGCTAAATATACT CGAGCAAGAAAAAGATTTGGAGCGAAAGTATACAATGCTTAATCAGGAGCTGCGCGCGGCGCAATCTGTGGAAGATTGGCGCAAAACGGAAGTTCAGCGGGAAAAGGAGCGACTGTTGCTCGAAGAACTGATGACGATTGTCGACAAGCGCGACCAGTTGGTTCAGCACTTGCACAACCAAGAGATAGC GATCGAGGACGACCAGGAGATCGCGAGGAAACTGGAGCACGTGGACATCAGTGCTGAAAAAGACAAATGTGTTCTTCAATAG
- the LOC6609534 gene encoding EH domain-binding protein 1 isoform X2 — MASVWKRLQRNFKRAAKFQFTASYHDLHLETTAKWRPSNLSIVWTRRSRRVASAPLPWEPDMMNPLVGNISWPVPDNHTISVTLFKDPRTHELEDKDWTFVIEDVTPMGKKRVLANASINMRKYASIESTQQSFTLSLKPVSKKITAASLELTISCVFLREGKATDEDMQSVVSMMSVNNNDVAPLDDLEDIPDLDGFSEITDNFNDFTQQLEHMTTSLNGCIDVATPQSVPSLSEDPTPLAESFNHLHFELEADGKREAANKLDLPTAASCGSSGAEESLKTPNGLQHVVDKTPIKSPDEVKQPKQTPAESLRSKTNEDFDKMVTSTPLEPNVKKDDVKPKKKRALFFTEKEDEQDLRVESVKEDTTKTIGDNSTTKEKPKEESQSSKDASSVVVPSAKRPELQPLNLKKSYEPSQTPEPDPVPASVINESIGSCFSTSGSLNNSLKPVEKIVLKENTPGQDLLEWCKEVTKDYPNVKVTNLTTSWRNGMAFCAIIHHFVPELIDMSKLSAHDVVGNCRIGFDAAESLGIPRVIEPRDMNMLTVPDKLAVMTYLHQLRAHFTGKQLKIEQIGSTADESSYVIGDYKSDNLSQNRINFSHPKSLLLHQNSFDEEINGSNKSEQLSPTSKKDVKNLILYNSKNILDKVLSPTKDKNTINASQHANQSPMLSCQTTPPQDESLDKGSQPGGKENSSITTIDPLAASEERQQRLLEQARRLILETRVKSGGSVESPTRPKLERTISPIHNGAEEFYAEHAKKLELKEPGSPSHRLSDPKVLQSFNAIVERVSPKHEKRGDKLSYIDSELEALEREQEAIDQKASNLEAKLRAVMGGNPSNNRRGGARNSNPFLRLIRNSIGGGDVIRIKLLDSDDESLFGGGAGSGGGRSGACSEDDDRDTSSDSVCNSGDELHTRLRPRPRSHSCFVNVNKNHQSTINTPAHLRPHHLHHVVPYTPMIDSSPSALSSQQSSCDNLPACSDDDEVLALAANGRAASLRRQQDRHRRRRQRRERRSHLCHSPSHCETEETEEQLLSQWFTLVNKKNALLRRQMQLNILEQEKDLERKYTMLNQELRAAQSVEDWRKTEVQREKERLLLEELMTIVDKRDQLVQHLHNQEIAIEDDQEIARKLEHVDISAEKDKCVLQ, encoded by the exons ATGGCCAGCGTATGGAAGCGATTGCAGCGCAATTTCAAGCGAGCCGCCAAATTCCAGTTCACCGCATCGTACCACGATCTGCATCTGGAAACCACCGCCAAGTG GCGGCCGTCGAACCTCTCTATCGTTTGGACCAGAAGATCTAGACGAGTGGCCAGTGCTCCTTTGCCATGGGAGCCGGACATGATGAACCCCCTGGTGGGCAATATATCCTGGCCAGTGCCCGACAATCACACCATATCCGTCACCCTGTTTAAGGATCCCCGGACACACGAGCTGGAGGACAAGGACTGGACGTTCGTCATCGAAGAT GTCACTCCAATGGGCAAGAAACGTGTGCTGGCCAATGCTAGCATCAATATGAGGAAGTATGCCAGCATAGAATCCACTCAGCAGAGCTTTACCTTGAGCCTAAAGCCAGTCTCGAAGAAGATTACTGCAGCCAGCTTGGAGCTCACGATTAGCTGTGTATTTTTGCGAGAAGGAAAGGCTAC AGACGAGGACATGCAGAGCGTTGTCTCCATGATGTCCGTGAACAACAATGATGTGGCGCCTTTGGATGACTTGGAGGATATTCCTGATCTAGATGGCTTTAGTGAAATTACGGACAATTTTAATGACTTTACGCAGCAGCTGGAGCATATGACAACTAGCCTAAATGGCTGCATTGATGTGGCCACGCCTCAAAGTG TACCTTCGTTATCTGAAGATCCAACTCCGTTGGCCGAGTCATTTAATCACTTGCATTTTGAACTAGAAGCCGACGGCAAGCGGGAAGCTGCTAACAAGTTAGACTTGCCCACAGCTGCATCCTGTGGTTCTAGTGGTGCTGAAGAGTCCCTGAAAACGCCGAATGGATTGCAGCATGTGGTGGACAAAACGCCAATAAAGTCACCAGATGAAGTAAAGCAGCCAAAGCAGACGCCGGCGGAGTCACTGAGGTCCAAAACTAACGAGGACTTTGACAAAATGGTCACCTCAACGCCACTCGAACCCAACGTAAAAAAGGATGATGTGAAGCCAAAGAAGAAGAGGGCTTTATTCTTCACTGAGAAGGAGGATGAGCAGGACTTAAGGGTGGAAAGTGTGAAGGAGGATACCACCAAGACTATCGGCGACAACAGCACCACAAAGGAAAAGCCCAAAGAAGAAAGCCAGTCCAGTAAGGATGCCTCATCCGTGGTGGTTCCGAGTGCCAAGCGCCCTGAACTGCAGCCCCTAAACCTAAAGAAGAGTTACGAACCCTCGCAGACACCTGAACCCGATCCCGTACCCGCATCTGTGATAAACGAATCGATTGGATCGTGCTTTAGTACGTCTGGCTCGTTGAACAACAGCCTCAAGCCGGTGGAGAAGATCGTGCTGAAGGAGAACACCCCCGGGCAGGATCTGCTGGAGTGGTGCAAAGAAGTTACCAAAGACTATCCCAATGTTAAGGTTACCAACCTGACGACCAGCTGGCGCAACGGCATGGCCTTCTGCGCTATTATTCATCACTTTGTGCCGGAGCTCAT TGACATGTCCAAGCTGAGCGCCCATGACGTAGTTGGCAACTGTCGAATTGGCTTCGATGCGGCGGAATCATTAGGAATACCTCGTGTAATCGAGCCGCGCGACATGAATATGCTCACAGTACCGGACAAGTTGGCCGTGATGACTTATTTGCATCAGTTGCGGGCGCACTTCACCGGCAAGCAGCTAAAAATCGAGCAAATTG gttcaACGGCAGACGAGTCGAGCTACGTTATTGGAGATTACAAATCGGACAATTTGTCGCAGAATCGCATTAACTTTTCGCACCCCAAGTCCTTGTTGCTGCATCAAAACTCATTCGATGAGGAAATAAATGGTTCAAATAAATCGGAGCAACTTTCACCCACAAGCAAAAAGGATGTGAAGAATCTGATTCTGTACAACTCGAAGAATATTCTGGACAAGGTGCTGTCGCCCACTAAGGACAAGAATACGATCAACGCATCGCAGCATGCAAATCAGTCGCCGATGTTAAGCTGCCAGACAACACCGCCGCAGGATGAATCGCTGGATAAAGGGTCACAACCGGGTGGCAAGGAGAACAGCTCCATAACCACCATTGATCCGCTGGCGGCCAGT GAGGAGAGGCAGCAGCGTCTGCTGGAACAGGCTCGTCGCCTTATCCTGGAGACTCGTGTGAAGAGCGGTGGTTCCGTCGAGAGTCCCACCAGGCCCAAGCTGGAGCGTACCATCTCGCCCATCCACAATGGAGCCGAGGAATTCTACGCGGAGCACGCGAAAAAGCTGGAGCTCAAGGAGCCAGGGAGTCCTAGTCATAGGTTAAGTGATCCGAAGGTCTTACAGTCCTTCAACGCAATCGTGGAGCGCGTCTCACCAAAGCACGAGAAGAGG GGTGACAAGCTGTCCTACATCGATTCCGAGCTGGAGGCCCTGGAGCGGGAGCAGGAGGCTATCGACCAGAAGGCCAGCAATCTGGAGGCCAAGCTGCGCGCCGTAATGGGCGGCAATCCAAGTAATAATCGTCGGGGTGGCGCTAGAAACAGCAACCCCTTCCTTAGGCTAATCCGAAATAGTATTGGTGGTGGTGATGTCATACGGATTAAGCTGCTCGACTCGGATGACGAGAGCCTTTTTGGTGGAGGTGCCGGTAGCGGTGGCGGTCGGAGTGGGGCGTGCAGCGAGGATGACGACAGGGACACGTCCAGCGATAGTGTCTGCAACTCCGGCGATGAGTTGCACACGAGGCTACGCCCCCGGCCACGCTCCCATTCGTGTTTTGTGAATGTGAACAAGAACCATCAATCGACCATCAACACGCCCGCTCATCTGCGCCCGCATCATTTACATCACGTTGTGCCCTATACTCCCATGATAGACAGTTCCCCGTCGGCGCTCTCCTCGCAGCAGTCTTCCTGTGATAATCTGCCTGCGTGCAGCGATGATGACGAGGTCCTGGCCCTGGCGGCCAACGGTCGTGCGGCCTCGTTGCGGCGGCAGCAGGATCGTCATAGGCGACGCCGTCAGCGGCGGGAGCGGCGCTCCCATTTATGTCACTCTCCCAGTCATTGTG AGACCGAGGAGACAGAGGAGCAACTGCTATCGCAATGGTTTACGCTGGTCAACAAGAAGAACGCACTCCTCCGGCGGCAGATGCAGCTAAATATACT CGAGCAAGAAAAAGATTTGGAGCGAAAGTATACAATGCTTAATCAGGAGCTGCGCGCGGCGCAATCTGTGGAAGATTGGCGCAAAACGGAAGTTCAGCGGGAAAAGGAGCGACTGTTGCTCGAAGAACTGATGACGATTGTCGACAAGCGCGACCAGTTGGTTCAGCACTTGCACAACCAAGAGATAGC GATCGAGGACGACCAGGAGATCGCGAGGAAACTGGAGCACGTGGACATCAGTGCTGAAAAAGACAAATGTGTTCTTCAATAG